A window of the Bacillus andreraoultii genome harbors these coding sequences:
- the ychF gene encoding redox-regulated ATPase YchF encodes MALTAGIVGLPNVGKSTLFNAITQAGAEAANYPFATIDPNVGVVEVPDARLDQLAKIYNPKKTIPTTFEFTDIAGIVKGASKGEGLGNKFLANIRQVDAICHVVRCFDDENITHVSGRVDPLDDISTINLELILADLETVEKRIARVEKLAKQKNKEALAEYDVLVKLKETFESELPARTLEFNEEQQKIVKGFQLLTMKPVLYVANIGEDDVANPYENNYVKLVQEFAKKDQAEVVVICAQIEEEISELDAEEKAAFLQELGIEESGLDQLIRKAYHLLGLATFFTAGVQEVRAWTFKKGMKAPQCAGIIHSDFERGFIRAETVSYEDLITHGSVNAAKEAGKVRLEGKDYVAQDGDVMHFRFNV; translated from the coding sequence ATGGCTTTAACAGCAGGTATTGTCGGTTTACCTAATGTTGGAAAATCGACACTTTTTAATGCAATTACACAAGCTGGAGCGGAGGCAGCAAATTATCCCTTTGCAACGATTGACCCAAATGTTGGAGTAGTTGAGGTCCCTGATGCACGCCTAGATCAATTGGCGAAAATATACAATCCAAAGAAAACGATTCCGACAACATTTGAATTTACAGATATTGCTGGAATTGTTAAAGGAGCAAGTAAAGGTGAAGGACTCGGTAATAAATTTTTAGCAAATATTCGCCAAGTGGATGCTATTTGTCACGTTGTTCGCTGTTTTGATGATGAAAATATTACTCATGTTTCAGGGCGAGTAGATCCATTAGATGATATTTCGACAATCAATCTTGAGTTAATTTTAGCAGATCTTGAAACAGTCGAAAAACGAATAGCACGTGTTGAAAAACTAGCAAAACAGAAAAACAAAGAAGCATTAGCTGAATATGACGTATTAGTAAAACTAAAAGAAACATTTGAAAGTGAATTACCTGCAAGAACACTTGAATTTAATGAGGAACAACAAAAGATTGTTAAAGGATTTCAACTTTTAACAATGAAGCCTGTTTTATATGTAGCAAATATTGGGGAAGATGATGTTGCGAATCCCTATGAAAATAACTATGTTAAACTAGTTCAGGAATTTGCAAAAAAGGATCAAGCGGAAGTAGTAGTTATATGTGCACAAATAGAAGAGGAAATTTCTGAATTAGATGCTGAAGAAAAAGCAGCTTTTCTTCAAGAACTAGGTATTGAAGAATCTGGACTAGATCAATTAATTCGAAAAGCCTATCACTTATTAGGCTTGGCTACATTTTTTACTGCAGGAGTCCAAGAAGTACGTGCATGGACATTTAAAAAAGGAATGAAAGCTCCTCAATGTGCCGGTATTATTCATAGTGACTTCGAAAGGGGATTTATTCGGGCTGAAACCGTATCATATGAGGATCTTATTACACATGGTTCAGTGAACGCTGCAAAAGAGGCAGGTAAAGTTCGGTTAGAAGGAAAAGACTATGTTGCACAAGATGGAGATGTCATGCATTTTCGTTTTAATGTATAA
- a CDS encoding ParB/RepB/Spo0J family partition protein → MAKRLGKGLDSLFQTVELKDEETVQEISIQQLRPNPYQPRKVFADEALEELKQSIIEHGILQPLIVRKSIKGYEIVVGERRYRAAKEAGLEMVPAVVREFSEQQMMELAILENLQREDLTPIEEGAAYQMLIDRLHITQEQLAKRLGKSRPHIANHVRLLSLPTEIQQYITEGKLTMGHGRALLGLKKKEKINIVADKVIKEQLNVRQLEQLINQLNNNVPRETAKKKEKKDVFFVEQETHLRERFGTPVSIKQTKNKGKIEIDFFSKEDLNRILEILNPELNE, encoded by the coding sequence ATGGCTAAACGTCTTGGAAAGGGATTAGATTCTTTATTTCAAACAGTCGAGTTAAAAGATGAAGAAACTGTACAAGAAATTAGTATACAACAATTAAGGCCAAATCCATATCAGCCACGAAAAGTTTTTGCTGATGAAGCATTAGAGGAATTAAAACAGTCGATTATAGAACATGGCATTTTACAACCATTAATTGTTAGAAAAAGCATTAAAGGTTACGAAATTGTTGTTGGAGAACGGAGATATCGGGCAGCAAAAGAGGCAGGATTGGAAATGGTTCCAGCTGTTGTCCGTGAGTTTTCTGAGCAACAAATGATGGAGTTAGCTATATTGGAGAACCTTCAAAGGGAAGATTTAACCCCAATTGAAGAAGGAGCAGCATATCAAATGTTGATTGATCGACTCCATATCACCCAAGAACAATTGGCAAAAAGATTGGGAAAAAGTAGACCTCATATCGCTAACCACGTTCGACTTTTATCATTACCTACTGAAATCCAGCAATATATAACTGAAGGTAAGTTAACGATGGGACATGGCCGGGCATTACTCGGCTTAAAGAAAAAGGAAAAGATAAACATTGTAGCAGATAAAGTTATAAAGGAACAATTAAATGTACGGCAACTAGAACAGCTTATAAATCAATTAAATAATAATGTTCCACGTGAAACAGCGAAAAAGAAAGAAAAGAAAGATGTCTTTTTTGTAGAACAGGAAACACACTTACGAGAAAGGTTTGGTACGCCTGTAAGTATAAAACAGACAAAAAACAAAGGAAAAATTGAAATTGATTTTTTTTCTAAGGAAGATTTAAATCGTATACTAGAAATATTAAATCCAGAATTGAATGAATAA
- the ssb gene encoding single-stranded DNA-binding protein — MLNRVVLVGRLTKDPDLRYTPSGVPVATFTLACNRTFTNQQGEREADFINCVVWRKQAENVANFLKKGSLAGVDGRIQTRNYEAQDGRRVYVTEVVAESVQFLEPKGASNREYQSSQPSYPNYDTPFGSNNQNQQRNPSPARNDDPFFDNGQPIDISDDDLPF, encoded by the coding sequence ATGTTAAATCGTGTAGTATTAGTTGGCCGATTAACGAAAGATCCAGATTTGCGGTATACACCTAGTGGGGTTCCTGTCGCTACTTTTACTTTAGCTTGTAATCGGACATTTACTAACCAACAAGGTGAGCGTGAAGCTGATTTTATTAATTGTGTTGTTTGGAGAAAGCAAGCTGAAAACGTTGCTAACTTCTTGAAAAAAGGTAGTTTAGCAGGTGTGGATGGTCGTATTCAAACAAGAAATTATGAAGCGCAAGACGGTAGAAGAGTTTATGTAACAGAAGTTGTAGCTGAAAGTGTTCAGTTCTTAGAACCAAAAGGTGCTTCAAATCGGGAATATCAGAGTTCTCAACCAAGTTATCCTAACTATGATACTCCATTCGGGTCTAACAATCAGAATCAACAAAGAAATCCAAGTCCTGCAAGAAACGATGATCCGTTTTTTGATAATGGACAACCAATTGATATTTCTGATGATGATTTACCATTCTGA
- the rpsF gene encoding 30S ribosomal protein S6, whose product MRKYEVMYIIRPNIDDESKKAVVDRFNKVLTDNGAEITETKDWGKRRLAYEIEDFRDGYYQIINFVSKPEAVQEFDRLAKISEDIIRHLIVKEDE is encoded by the coding sequence ATGAGAAAGTACGAAGTTATGTACATCATCCGTCCGAATATTGATGACGAATCTAAAAAAGCAGTTGTTGATCGTTTTAACAAAGTATTAACAGACAACGGTGCAGAAATTACAGAAACAAAAGATTGGGGTAAACGTCGCTTAGCTTATGAAATTGAAGACTTCCGTGATGGTTACTATCAAATCATTAATTTTGTTTCTAAACCAGAAGCTGTTCAAGAATTCGATCGTTTAGCAAAAATTAGTGAAGATATTATTCGTCATTTGATCGTAAAAGAAGACGAATAA
- a CDS encoding tyrosine-type recombinase/integrase → MEVKNNTKEIKEKGLPLFGYDPSNPKKDFHCGNSMFSDMEWDFNGYVDKKHLSGARLKIKFYAFEHKPEMLEVVKWFMHHEMTTGDILTAKRSMDGIVKYIKFINEYVPEVESFAEISKELLIAYFDHLLIAKSETTGNPLSPVTIKKAALAIKEVLIKGSVKGWDVPDDVGYVQRLYDDKIINNKALKTDSKKQMKKLAAKVSDEDLIDKIVKTAMKDLEQNRNILVASATVITLQLGLRISEIITIETGCLKPIGGETMIDCGTEKLHSERIEVLKPANELVIEVISKLEEYSRPLRKESGLPYLFLNRKRNEKGYPVALVNHPNWNKNYLRPWLREHQFYDSNGNLIDFTSHTLRHAFATYALKGGASIEVISEIMNHKTIRGTQHYTHPIQEEVKRRFNEVLNEGAILSGKKALQIKDKLKEHNPFKGKTTDQVDKLRRAMKIQVLSHGLCLHHPMRNEPCAGDGVCLGCRNFLTTPEFLDVHKGRLERVRNELSKVPSEGPYENKLRRMESYLVDIIKDLEKQLNYSGEKDNTEYKNPAMLGG, encoded by the coding sequence GTGGAAGTTAAGAATAATACAAAAGAAATTAAAGAAAAAGGATTACCACTATTTGGTTATGATCCTTCCAATCCAAAAAAGGATTTTCATTGTGGAAATAGTATGTTTTCAGATATGGAGTGGGATTTTAATGGATATGTAGATAAGAAACATCTTAGTGGAGCAAGATTAAAAATAAAATTTTATGCATTTGAACATAAGCCAGAAATGTTAGAAGTAGTTAAATGGTTTATGCATCACGAAATGACTACAGGAGATATATTGACTGCAAAAAGGAGTATGGATGGTATTGTAAAATACATAAAATTTATTAATGAATATGTGCCAGAGGTAGAATCGTTTGCTGAAATATCCAAAGAGCTTCTTATAGCATATTTTGACCATTTACTTATTGCGAAAAGTGAAACAACGGGTAACCCTCTAAGTCCTGTAACAATAAAAAAAGCAGCTCTTGCGATTAAAGAAGTTCTTATTAAGGGGAGTGTAAAAGGTTGGGATGTTCCAGACGATGTTGGATATGTTCAAAGGTTGTATGATGATAAAATTATTAATAATAAAGCCCTAAAAACAGATTCAAAAAAGCAGATGAAAAAGTTGGCAGCTAAGGTTTCTGATGAAGACCTAATTGATAAAATAGTAAAAACAGCTATGAAAGATTTAGAGCAAAATAGAAATATACTTGTGGCATCGGCAACTGTCATTACATTACAACTTGGACTAAGAATAAGTGAAATCATTACGATTGAAACAGGGTGTCTAAAACCAATAGGCGGAGAAACAATGATTGATTGTGGTACAGAAAAGTTACATTCCGAACGTATTGAGGTCCTAAAGCCGGCGAATGAACTAGTTATCGAAGTTATATCCAAATTAGAAGAATATTCAAGGCCATTAAGGAAAGAGTCAGGATTACCCTATTTGTTTTTAAATAGGAAAAGAAATGAAAAAGGATATCCAGTTGCACTTGTTAACCATCCTAATTGGAATAAAAACTATCTTAGACCTTGGTTAAGAGAACATCAATTTTATGATTCAAATGGTAATTTAATAGATTTTACTTCCCATACGCTTAGACATGCATTTGCTACCTATGCTCTAAAAGGTGGAGCATCTATAGAAGTAATTTCTGAAATCATGAATCATAAAACTATACGAGGAACACAGCATTATACTCATCCAATTCAAGAAGAAGTAAAGAGACGTTTCAATGAAGTTTTAAATGAGGGTGCTATATTATCTGGTAAAAAGGCACTCCAAATTAAAGATAAATTAAAAGAGCATAACCCGTTTAAAGGCAAAACGACCGATCAAGTTGACAAACTTCGCAGAGCTATGAAAATTCAAGTGTTATCACACGGATTGTGTTTACACCATCCAATGCGTAACGAACCTTGTGCCGGTGACGGTGTTTGCTTGGGTTGCCGAAATTTTTTAACAACACCTGAGTTTCTTGACGTGCATAAGGGGCGTTTAGAGAGAGTCAGAAATGAATTATCCAAAGTTCCAAGTGAAGGGCCTTATGAAAATAAGTTAAGAAGAATGGAATCCTATTTAGTAGATATTATCAAAGATCTTGAAAAACAATTGAATTACTCAGGGGAAAAAGACAATACAGAATATAAAAATCCCGCTATGCTAGGGGGTTAA
- a CDS encoding DUF554 domain-containing protein gives MALLGTIVNAILIIIGSLVGRALANIPESMKTTVMKGIGLTVAVLGIQMGMKSSSFLYVIISIVLGAVMGELFHLEEKLNNLGVWIESKVGGKEKGNIAQGFVTATLIFAIGAMAVVGALDSGIRGDHQVLYTKGIIDGFTAIMLTSTLGLGVIFSSIPVFLYEGVIALFANQINQFVPKELMDLLILELTATGGIMILAIGLNILEITKIKVANLLPSLLIVTMTVATVYYFN, from the coding sequence ATGGCATTATTAGGAACAATTGTAAATGCAATATTAATTATTATAGGCTCACTAGTTGGGCGAGCCTTGGCGAATATCCCAGAATCTATGAAAACAACGGTCATGAAAGGGATTGGATTAACTGTTGCTGTTTTAGGAATTCAAATGGGAATGAAAAGTAGTAGTTTTTTATATGTTATTATTAGTATTGTTTTAGGTGCGGTAATGGGTGAGTTATTTCACTTAGAGGAGAAGTTGAATAATCTAGGTGTTTGGATTGAGAGTAAAGTAGGCGGTAAAGAAAAAGGAAATATAGCACAAGGGTTCGTGACGGCAACCTTAATTTTTGCAATTGGCGCGATGGCGGTCGTAGGTGCTCTCGATAGCGGAATTCGTGGCGATCATCAAGTTTTATATACAAAGGGAATTATTGATGGTTTTACAGCTATTATGTTAACTAGTACTCTTGGACTCGGAGTCATTTTTTCAAGTATTCCCGTATTTTTATATGAAGGTGTAATAGCATTGTTTGCCAATCAAATTAATCAATTTGTTCCAAAAGAGTTAATGGATTTATTAATATTAGAATTAACAGCAACAGGTGGAATTATGATTTTAGCTATTGGCTTAAATATATTGGAGATAACAAAAATTAAAGTTGCAAACTTATTACCAAGTCTACTTATAGTGACAATGACTGTCGCAACTGTATATTATTTTAATTAG
- a CDS encoding TetR family transcriptional regulator — translation MANDKQQDMLIRIDQAITNLRRGKKKLSISKIAEKAGVARKTIYNHSELKQRCDQAIHIQEEQNKALQEVAAGSVTEAKTKPLTGRKLLEERYRKSREDLKLEREKNAKLLENNRQLVLEKAELKNRIQMLQQQMERLKAQKVKPLK, via the coding sequence ATGGCAAATGATAAACAACAAGATATGCTTATTAGAATAGATCAGGCTATTACCAATCTAAGACGTGGAAAGAAAAAACTATCAATCTCTAAAATTGCTGAAAAAGCTGGGGTTGCAAGAAAGACTATTTATAACCACTCAGAATTAAAACAGCGTTGTGATCAAGCCATTCATATTCAAGAAGAACAAAATAAAGCATTACAAGAAGTTGCAGCTGGTTCAGTTACCGAAGCTAAAACTAAGCCTCTAACTGGAAGGAAACTTCTTGAAGAACGATATAGAAAGTCAAGAGAAGACTTAAAGTTAGAACGTGAAAAGAATGCAAAATTGTTAGAGAATAATAGACAGCTTGTGTTAGAAAAAGCTGAATTGAAGAATAGAATTCAGATGTTGCAACAACAAATGGAGAGACTTAAAGCTCAAAAGGTAAAACCTTTAAAATAA
- a CDS encoding tyrosine-type recombinase/integrase, translated as MRNSKIKTLDIKTDKWVIDYPTSLGETISFDFTYLPNAWFKKLQKQITIECFTLDKPSVETLNRYNYSLKHFFNFIKQYEIDLDKYEDLTHQHTQMFLFYLKQQDMANSTRSTAISALKWIVLYGQIFEYEGFPKRQIFDGEEYQSIKTEDVLKTKYIPDDVIKQIELALQKEEDLIIKSLIEIGIDTGIRLSEALELSEGCITEDFTGKPVLHVISSKNNTERFIPVSRRVKKAVKTLEEQTMKGRKAIGLDNLTVYWMPQAKRFDKMTQPNFRYRLKGFLKKHKIINSEGNLYPLTYHAFRHTLGTDMLNRGMSIFEIRDYLGHESLHSTAGYAKFKNQTVQKEYSKLGFIGMIVEEISEESMGKGKELDKDTLKAASLPDGACKKPIDNQGNICARFNMCIICPKFITTPAHLPVHKNHLERLRADREFYMATEYIGSQNHLETIEHALETIIDRLEVIESGS; from the coding sequence TTGAGAAATTCAAAAATAAAAACTTTAGATATAAAAACAGATAAATGGGTTATTGACTACCCAACAAGTTTGGGTGAAACAATATCATTTGATTTTACTTATCTCCCTAATGCTTGGTTTAAGAAACTTCAAAAGCAAATAACAATAGAATGTTTTACATTAGACAAGCCAAGTGTAGAAACATTAAACAGATATAACTACTCTTTAAAACACTTCTTTAATTTTATTAAGCAGTATGAAATAGATTTAGATAAATATGAGGATCTTACCCACCAACACACCCAAATGTTTTTATTTTATTTAAAGCAACAAGATATGGCCAATTCCACAAGAAGTACAGCGATATCTGCTTTAAAATGGATTGTATTATATGGTCAAATTTTTGAGTATGAAGGTTTTCCTAAAAGGCAAATATTTGATGGTGAAGAATATCAATCTATAAAAACTGAAGATGTTCTAAAGACAAAGTACATTCCAGATGATGTAATAAAACAAATTGAGTTAGCTTTACAAAAAGAAGAAGATTTAATTATAAAAAGCCTTATAGAGATTGGAATTGATACAGGAATAAGATTGAGTGAAGCATTAGAGTTATCTGAAGGATGTATAACTGAAGATTTCACGGGAAAGCCTGTACTCCATGTGATTTCTTCTAAAAATAACACAGAAAGATTTATCCCTGTTTCCCGACGTGTTAAAAAAGCTGTGAAAACTTTAGAGGAACAAACAATGAAAGGTAGAAAAGCTATAGGACTGGACAATTTAACAGTATATTGGATGCCACAAGCAAAAAGATTTGATAAGATGACACAACCTAATTTTAGATATAGGTTAAAAGGGTTCCTAAAAAAACATAAAATCATAAATAGTGAAGGGAATCTATATCCTTTAACCTATCACGCATTCCGTCATACATTAGGAACTGATATGTTAAACCGGGGTATGTCAATCTTTGAAATACGTGACTATCTAGGACATGAATCATTACATTCAACAGCTGGATATGCAAAATTTAAAAATCAAACAGTTCAAAAAGAGTATAGCAAATTAGGGTTTATTGGGATGATTGTAGAAGAAATAAGTGAAGAGTCGATGGGAAAGGGGAAAGAGTTGGATAAAGACACTTTAAAAGCAGCCTCTTTACCAGACGGAGCTTGTAAAAAACCAATTGATAACCAAGGCAATATATGTGCGAGGTTTAATATGTGTATTATTTGTCCCAAGTTCATTACAACTCCTGCTCATCTTCCGGTTCATAAAAACCATTTAGAACGATTACGGGCTGATAGAGAGTTTTATATGGCTACTGAGTATATTGGTTCCCAAAATCATTTAGAAACGATAGAACATGCCTTAGAAACGATTATAGACCGATTAGAGGTGATTGAGAGTGGAAGTTAA
- a CDS encoding DUF951 domain-containing protein, translating into MEEKTFQLNDIVEMKKQHPCGENRWKIIRLGMDIRIKCLGCSHSVLLPRKEFVRKMKKVVGHEE; encoded by the coding sequence ATGGAGGAGAAAACATTTCAGTTGAATGATATTGTTGAAATGAAAAAACAACATCCGTGTGGGGAAAATCGCTGGAAAATCATTCGGTTAGGAATGGATATACGAATTAAATGTTTAGGCTGCTCTCATAGTGTCCTTTTACCCAGAAAAGAATTTGTTCGGAAAATGAAAAAAGTAGTGGGTCATGAGGAATAA
- a CDS encoding tyrosine-type recombinase/integrase produces the protein MEKTIRENGQHSVVLVDEDLIIVEEVALFLQYLEGKGMALNTIESYCRSLKEYFTWLSREELRFYEVNKRSMISFIDFIKSEDVGRKEEKSARTINKYLATVASFYQYFEGVGGYIDDNPITVKDKSQRNKSFYVHTVNKDSLNVNFFRQKEVKSKNTKRLFPNQIEMLYEAFDNLSNDVEVVTRNKLLFKLLYETGCRIGEALGLRLMDYCEPNPTEQIGTIYVKKHKPYYHKDHSLKTIERDIPVSMDLIYAIEDYVLSFRPQIGETDTIFVNHGTSSEGKFMIRGTVETIFKELSEQAGIKCTPHMLRHTHGTELKESGYSEVYIMDRLGHSSIESTKQYMHISYDAQAKAYNDFIQQRKVVLEG, from the coding sequence GTGGAGAAAACAATAAGAGAAAATGGACAGCATTCAGTTGTATTAGTGGATGAGGACTTAATTATAGTTGAAGAGGTTGCTTTATTCCTACAGTATCTTGAAGGTAAGGGGATGGCATTAAATACCATAGAAAGTTATTGTAGAAGTTTGAAGGAATATTTTACTTGGCTTTCAAGGGAAGAGCTAAGGTTTTATGAAGTGAATAAACGAAGTATGATTTCATTTATTGACTTCATTAAATCAGAAGATGTTGGAAGGAAAGAGGAAAAGTCAGCTAGAACAATAAATAAGTACCTTGCAACTGTTGCATCTTTTTATCAGTATTTTGAAGGGGTTGGGGGATATATAGATGATAACCCTATAACAGTTAAAGATAAGTCGCAAAGGAATAAAAGTTTTTATGTACATACAGTAAATAAAGATAGTTTGAATGTGAATTTCTTTAGGCAAAAGGAAGTGAAGTCAAAGAATACAAAGAGATTATTTCCTAACCAAATTGAAATGCTTTATGAAGCGTTTGATAATTTATCTAACGATGTTGAAGTGGTTACTAGAAATAAGCTATTATTTAAACTTCTTTATGAAACAGGTTGTCGAATAGGGGAGGCTTTAGGATTGCGTCTTATGGATTATTGTGAACCAAATCCAACGGAGCAGATAGGGACAATTTATGTAAAAAAACATAAACCATATTATCACAAAGACCATAGCCTTAAAACGATAGAAAGGGATATCCCGGTTTCAATGGATTTAATATATGCCATAGAGGATTATGTATTGTCTTTTCGACCACAAATAGGGGAGACAGATACAATATTCGTTAATCATGGCACTTCATCAGAAGGTAAATTTATGATAAGAGGTACTGTTGAAACTATTTTCAAGGAGTTATCTGAACAAGCGGGAATAAAATGTACCCCTCATATGTTAAGACATACTCACGGTACAGAGTTAAAAGAAAGTGGATATAGTGAAGTTTACATTATGGATAGGTTAGGTCATAGTTCTATTGAATCAACAAAACAGTATATGCATATTTCTTACGATGCACAAGCTAAGGCCTATAATGACTTTATTCAGCAAAGAAAGGTAGTGTTGGAAGGTTGA
- a CDS encoding IS1182 family transposase, producing MFKHYNMNQVVLPLNLEIKLKENDIAFAINDLVESIPEEAFEDFIRQTGRPAYHPRMMLKVILCGYTQSVFSGRKIEALLQDSIRMMWLAQGHEPSYRTINRFRSNPLIENILRECFVQFRNQLVEKELIEEEAIFIDGTKIEANANKFTFVWRKSIERYSDKLIEKSNQLYDELLEKEIIPAIEREKEEELSVKEMEEVVEKLDEKIEEYNKKIEVSEVGSERKKLRSERKLPIQSRKQWMDFITRKQKYQNDMEIFGDRNSYSKTDPDATFMRMKDDYMKNGQLKAGYNVQIATEGQYVLAYDVFPNPTDTRTLIPFLDTIEENFFELPEFIVADAGYGSEQNYEDIIENRNRTPLITYNQYRKEKKKKHKDNAFHVDNWEYNEDEDTFLCPNGRKVRFSHHSKRTDRYGFTREFKVYECEDCSDCPLRDLCTKAKEGNNRKVYMNEKWESQKEYVRTKLSDEKTGEIYGKRKIDVEPAFGFLKANLGFTRFSVRGKQKVKNELAFALMAVNMRKVTAISGKIVTRNGKTPQKRFQANFLLPGTFLYTTFG from the coding sequence ATGTTTAAACATTATAACATGAATCAAGTAGTTTTACCGCTAAATTTAGAAATTAAGTTGAAAGAAAACGATATTGCTTTTGCGATCAATGATCTTGTCGAGAGTATTCCCGAAGAAGCTTTCGAGGACTTCATACGACAAACCGGCCGTCCCGCGTATCATCCTCGTATGATGTTGAAAGTCATTTTGTGTGGATATACGCAATCCGTGTTTTCCGGCCGTAAAATAGAAGCTTTATTACAGGATAGTATCCGCATGATGTGGCTAGCTCAAGGACATGAACCTAGCTATCGCACCATCAATCGCTTCCGTTCTAATCCACTCATTGAAAACATCCTACGTGAATGCTTTGTCCAGTTCCGAAATCAGCTCGTGGAAAAGGAATTGATTGAAGAGGAAGCCATTTTTATTGATGGTACAAAAATTGAAGCAAACGCAAATAAGTTCACCTTTGTATGGCGGAAGTCCATTGAAAGATATAGTGATAAGCTAATTGAAAAGTCCAATCAACTGTATGATGAGCTGCTAGAGAAGGAGATCATCCCAGCAATAGAGCGAGAAAAGGAAGAGGAACTTTCCGTCAAAGAAATGGAAGAAGTAGTCGAAAAGTTAGACGAGAAAATCGAGGAATATAATAAAAAGATTGAAGTATCTGAAGTTGGGAGTGAACGGAAAAAGCTCCGTTCCGAACGCAAATTACCCATACAATCTCGGAAGCAATGGATGGATTTCATTACTCGCAAACAAAAGTATCAAAACGATATGGAGATTTTCGGTGATCGCAATAGTTACTCAAAGACGGACCCAGATGCGACGTTTATGCGCATGAAGGACGACTACATGAAGAACGGTCAATTGAAAGCTGGTTACAATGTCCAAATTGCGACGGAAGGTCAATATGTGCTCGCTTACGATGTTTTCCCAAACCCGACCGATACACGCACTTTAATTCCTTTTCTCGACACGATTGAAGAAAACTTTTTCGAGCTTCCGGAATTCATTGTCGCGGATGCAGGATATGGTAGCGAACAGAATTATGAAGATATCATCGAGAATCGAAATCGAACGCCACTTATTACATACAATCAATATCGAAAGGAGAAGAAAAAGAAGCATAAGGACAACGCTTTTCATGTAGATAATTGGGAATATAATGAGGACGAAGATACTTTTCTGTGCCCAAATGGTCGGAAAGTACGATTTAGCCATCATTCCAAACGAACAGACAGGTACGGATTCACCCGTGAATTTAAAGTGTACGAGTGTGAGGACTGTTCGGATTGTCCACTCCGCGATTTATGCACGAAAGCAAAAGAAGGGAACAACCGAAAAGTCTACATGAATGAAAAGTGGGAGTCCCAAAAAGAATATGTACGTACGAAGCTTTCAGACGAGAAAACTGGTGAAATTTACGGAAAACGTAAAATTGATGTAGAACCAGCGTTCGGTTTTCTGAAGGCTAATTTAGGTTTCACTCGTTTTTCCGTCAGAGGAAAACAGAAAGTGAAAAATGAATTAGCCTTTGCGTTGATGGCGGTGAATATGAGAAAAGTCACCGCCATCAGCGGTAAAATAGTGACGAGAAATGGAAAAACCCCACAAAAAAGGTTCCAAGCAAATTTTTTATTGCCTGGAACCTTTTTATATACTACTTTTGGCTAG
- the yyaC gene encoding spore protease YyaC has product MFGASFFKGKDDFKINWEDQLASGKVANGLLSFLPTDHLTPIVFVCIGTDRSTGDSLGPLVGSLVSEKNLPENFYIYGTLEEPIHAVNLAEKLEIIETTFHNPFVIGIDACLGHSKNVGTIQIKQGALRPGAGVNKTLPSVGDIHMTGIVNISGFMEFFVLQNTRLYLVMNLAKTISDGIYKAGLLYNFQQRTKTKSLLINEDTVSK; this is encoded by the coding sequence ATGTTCGGTGCCAGTTTTTTCAAAGGAAAAGATGATTTTAAAATTAATTGGGAAGATCAACTAGCATCTGGGAAAGTTGCGAATGGTTTACTTTCATTCTTACCAACAGATCATTTAACACCTATTGTATTCGTATGTATTGGTACAGACAGATCAACTGGGGATTCACTAGGTCCACTCGTTGGGAGTCTTGTTTCTGAGAAAAACTTACCTGAAAATTTCTATATATATGGTACGTTAGAAGAACCGATTCATGCGGTAAATTTAGCTGAAAAGTTAGAAATAATTGAGACAACTTTTCACAATCCATTTGTTATAGGCATTGATGCTTGTCTAGGTCATAGCAAAAATGTTGGTACAATTCAAATCAAGCAAGGCGCATTAAGACCTGGTGCAGGTGTTAATAAAACATTGCCATCGGTAGGCGATATTCATATGACTGGAATTGTGAATATTAGTGGATTTATGGAGTTTTTCGTTCTGCAAAACACACGATTATATTTAGTTATGAACTTAGCAAAGACGATATCTGATGGTATTTATAAAGCTGGATTACTTTATAATTTCCAACAAAGAACAAAGACAAAGTCACTATTGATAAATGAAGATACTGTTTCAAAATAA